Proteins encoded in a region of the Candidatus Obscuribacter sp. genome:
- a CDS encoding N-acetylmannosamine-6-phosphate 2-epimerase — translation MVRINESYSHLFDALSGNLIVSCQASKGEPLCKPEHILALSLSALNGGARALRLEGVENIAFVRQAVDALYKVHLPIVGLTKADIAEDQKLTTSYITATFADARALADAGADIIALDATGRRRLDDMTLAETIERIHRDLHKPVWADCATFAEGEAAAACGADIVSTTLFGYTAETALPPEHGPGLELLRQFVDRLDVPVILEGRVWHPEQITKAFEIGAFAVVVGSAITRPQLITERFVKAIPAHLKTKNAGALGSASKANSK, via the coding sequence GTGGTAAGAATCAATGAAAGCTACAGTCATTTATTTGACGCGCTTTCGGGTAATTTGATTGTCAGCTGTCAGGCATCTAAAGGTGAGCCTCTGTGCAAACCTGAGCATATCCTGGCGCTCTCTCTCTCAGCACTGAATGGCGGCGCCAGGGCGCTTAGGCTCGAGGGTGTAGAAAATATTGCTTTTGTCAGACAGGCAGTGGACGCGCTCTACAAAGTGCATTTGCCCATAGTCGGTCTGACAAAAGCTGATATTGCCGAAGATCAAAAACTGACCACAAGCTATATCACTGCTACTTTTGCTGATGCCAGGGCGCTGGCCGATGCCGGTGCTGATATCATCGCACTTGATGCTACAGGTAGACGCAGACTCGATGATATGACTCTAGCTGAGACAATCGAACGCATCCATCGTGATTTGCACAAACCAGTCTGGGCTGATTGTGCTACTTTTGCCGAAGGCGAGGCTGCCGCCGCCTGCGGTGCCGATATCGTCTCCACCACACTATTTGGCTACACTGCTGAGACGGCTCTGCCACCAGAGCATGGTCCCGGTCTTGAGCTATTGCGTCAATTTGTAGACCGGCTTGATGTCCCCGTGATCTTAGAGGGTCGGGTTTGGCACCCAGAGCAAATTACAAAGGCTTTTGAAATCGGAGCTTTTGCAGTGGTCGTAGGCTCTGCCATCACCAGACCACAGCTTATTACCGAGCGCTTTGTCAAAGCTATCCCTGCTCATCTCAAAACAAAAAATGCCGGCGCTCTGGGATCAGCCAGCAAAGCTAACTCTAAATGA
- a CDS encoding rhomboid family intramembrane serine protease: MILLEDHRLWLLLILSGLSLGIRLMQPLPWALLSILQPLIVISGVVVPALLGDAQLALWIGWCLFLFFHVPAIITNYRTAQAINTLNSVALESWARVYPWLNWGTPGLFWQDIYLAYASFLEDKASEGFALLDKWKAYRKLPKQLANTPDSYRLAGQCILWQWQDARATYESFGQNPKFLSPSTHFQASRAYLELQDFDQASACIKAVHLDEIIYPLPTLATNLMPYFALSGSQQSFDHLTKVMEAVKAKAPPVMIDYWQGRLYLVNGERLKAKETFEKALAETPQGLYLKRIRAMLDPLLAEQASGTLSDDCAMKAKANPSQVNEIWLLFKRAAFIQEILAPARNSTCVNVISFICLAVFLLSNSFLMPLGFDSPLNVDPELLGASYQTVVKDGQYWRLITYMFYHASILHIASNIYALYIFGRITENLFGSARFLGIFFVGGILSGLAHVILSQNLAVGASGAIQAIFAACAVAIIRLKTFLPPGLRSRYLGFMLGMTVFQVVLDQIIPFIAVFAHLGGLVAGLALGAVTAVRDPRRLEAFEGEVDGTQKFI; the protein is encoded by the coding sequence ATGATTTTATTAGAAGACCACAGACTCTGGCTTTTGCTCATACTGTCTGGTCTGTCTCTGGGCATTAGATTGATGCAGCCTCTGCCCTGGGCGCTGCTTTCTATTTTGCAGCCTTTGATAGTAATAAGTGGCGTTGTCGTGCCAGCATTGCTTGGTGACGCGCAGCTTGCTTTGTGGATTGGCTGGTGTCTTTTTCTGTTTTTTCATGTGCCAGCAATCATCACAAATTACCGCACTGCTCAAGCCATTAATACTCTCAATAGTGTTGCTCTAGAGAGTTGGGCGCGAGTCTATCCCTGGCTCAATTGGGGCACCCCTGGTCTATTTTGGCAAGATATTTATCTGGCCTATGCCAGCTTTTTGGAGGACAAAGCCAGTGAAGGCTTTGCTTTACTGGATAAGTGGAAAGCTTACCGTAAGCTGCCCAAACAACTCGCCAACACACCAGATAGTTATAGATTGGCTGGTCAATGTATCCTCTGGCAGTGGCAAGATGCCAGGGCTACCTATGAGAGCTTTGGTCAAAATCCAAAATTTCTCAGTCCTTCTACACACTTTCAGGCCAGTCGCGCTTACCTGGAGCTGCAGGATTTTGATCAGGCTAGTGCCTGTATAAAGGCTGTGCATCTCGATGAGATCATTTATCCTTTGCCTACATTGGCAACCAATTTGATGCCCTATTTTGCACTATCAGGCTCACAACAAAGTTTTGATCATCTCACTAAAGTGATGGAAGCGGTCAAAGCTAAAGCACCACCGGTGATGATTGATTACTGGCAGGGCCGTCTTTATCTGGTTAACGGTGAGCGCTTAAAGGCCAAAGAGACTTTTGAAAAGGCTCTGGCCGAAACACCGCAAGGTCTTTATCTCAAGCGCATCAGGGCGATGTTGGATCCGCTTTTGGCTGAGCAAGCCAGTGGGACATTGAGCGATGATTGTGCAATGAAGGCAAAAGCTAACCCAAGTCAGGTAAATGAAATCTGGCTTTTGTTTAAGCGTGCTGCCTTTATCCAGGAAATACTAGCGCCCGCGCGCAATAGTACCTGCGTCAATGTGATTAGCTTTATTTGTCTTGCTGTATTTTTGCTGTCCAATAGCTTCCTTATGCCGCTTGGCTTTGATAGCCCTCTCAATGTCGACCCTGAGCTTTTGGGCGCTAGCTATCAAACAGTTGTCAAAGATGGACAGTACTGGCGCTTAATCACTTACATGTTTTATCACGCCAGTATTTTGCACATCGCCTCCAATATCTATGCTCTTTATATCTTTGGCCGCATCACCGAAAACCTTTTTGGTTCAGCGAGATTTTTAGGCATATTTTTTGTTGGTGGGATATTGAGCGGTCTGGCTCACGTAATACTCAGTCAAAATCTAGCAGTAGGAGCCTCCGGTGCTATTCAGGCAATATTTGCCGCCTGTGCAGTCGCTATTATCAGGCTCAAAACATTTTTGCCACCTGGTCTGCGTAGCCGCTACCTTGGCTTTATGTTGGGGATGACAGTATTTCAAGTGGTGCTGGATCAAATTATCCCGTTTATCGCAGTCTTTGCTCATCTTGGCGGACTGGTGGCCGGTCTGGCTCTGGGCGCGGTTACAGCGGTGAGAGACCCGCGCCGGCTCGAGGCCTTTGAAGGCGAAGTGGACGGAACTCAGAAGTTCATTTAA